GCGTCCCGAAGTCGCGGTCGGGTTCGTGGATACAGACGCCGTACTCGTGGTCTCCGAGGATCTCCATCGCGCGGTCCCGCCAGGCGACCGGGCCGTCGAAGTCGGTGGGGTCGAGCGCCGCGAGAATCCGCTCTGCGTTGTGTGCCTGCTCGATCCCGCGTTCGGGGTCGCCGTCGAGGTCGAAGCGCTCGCCGTCGATCCCGACGTTGACGACGACGTGGACGCCGGGATCCAGTCGTCGCACCCGCAGGTCGCCGTCCCACTCGAAGAGGTAGGCCGCGGGCTCGCCGTCGCGTCCCCGACCGCGGCCGTCGGCGACGACGAGGTTGAAGCCGTTGTACGTGTCTGATTCGACCGCGGGTTCGACGACCGCCCGAGCGCCGTCGGCGCTCTCGGTCCGGAGGACGTCGCGGACGAGCTGGCCCCGGGAGCGCTCGCCGCCGTCCTCGATACGGACCCAGCGGTTCGTCAGGCCCGCGAAGACGCCGCGCTCGTTGTAGCCGATCCAGGTCCCGCCGGCGACGGCGTCACGCGGGGCGAGAAACGCCGGGTCGCCCTCGGCGACGGCCGGCGGCTCGGATGCCCGATCCAGCCGTTCGTCGCGGTTCGCGGCCACGACGAGCGGCGCGTCGGCGAACGCGCGCCAGGCGAAGGTCAGCGTACACACACCCGCGATACGTGCGGCGGACCAATAGGTGTGCTGTTCGAGTCGGGCGGGAATCGGGGGACCGTTCAAGGCCCCGCCGGCCGAAGACGAACCCGAGATGTACGACCGCATCCTCGTTCCCACCGACGGAAGCGACGGCACGCTCCAGGCGCTCGAACACGCACTCGACATCGCGGCCACGCGCGAGGCGACGGTCCACGCGCTGTCCGTGGTCGACCGACGCCTCTATTTAGCTGCCGGCGAGGAACAGAAGCCCGAACTCAAGGCGTCGCTGGAGGACGACGCCCGCGGGGCCGTCGACCGAGTCGCCGACGCCGCGGCCGACGCCGGCGTCGACTGCGAGACGACCGTCCGCGACGGGATTCCCTACCGGGCGATCCTCGACTACGCCGAGGACTCGGACGTCGATCTGATCGTGATGGGCACCCACGGGCGGTCGGGGCGGGACAAGCTCGCGAACCTCGGCAGCGTCACCGAACGCGTCGTCGAGAACACCGACAAGCCCATCCTGGTCGTGCGGATGATCGACGACGAGTAGGGTCGGCCGCCGCCAGCCGGGTCCGCGCGATCGGCGATTCCGGCGGGGATTTATATACGATCGCGGGGCCAGACGCCCCGTGACGTAGAATTCACCCCGCGTCGGGTCGCGGTTGCTCGGCACGTCGACGCGGGCGCAGCCGTGCCGACTGTTCGCCTTTTCGCCGCAGCGCTCTCTGTCGGCTACTCGGCCTCTACTTCCGGCGCTCCTTCGCCCCGCTCAGTCGTGTCTAAAGCACCGCCGCCCGGTGAACACCATCGGCACGTCGTGGGCGTCGCAGGCGGCGATGACATCCTCGTCGTTGACCGAGCCGCCGGGCTGGATCACCGCCTCGACGCCGGCGTCGATCGCCTCCTCGACGCCGTCGGGGAACGGGAAGAAGGCGTCGGAGGCCATCACCGCGCCCTCGGGGCTCTTGCCCTCGGCGTGTTCGTCGGCCTTCATCGCCGCGAGCCGGACGGCGTCGACCCGCGAGACCTGGCCCATTCCGACGCCGACGGTCTCGGTCCCGTCGGCGAAGACGATGCCGTTGGACTTCACGTGCTTGAGCACCTTCCAGGCGAACAGCATCGTCTCCAGCTGCTCGTCGGTCGGCTGGGTGTCGGTGGCGATCTCGACGTCCTCGCGGTCGGGCGCCCAGCGGTCGCGCTCCTGGACGAGTCGGCCGCCGACGAGCCGCTTCTCGGTGAGCGCGTCGGTCCGCTCGCCGAGCGACCCGACGTCGAGGACGCGGAGGTCGTCCTTCGCACGGAGGACGTCGAGCGCCGCGTCCGTGTAGCCCGGCGCGACCACGACCTCCTTGAACGAGTCGACGATCTCCTCGGCGGTCGCCGCGTCGCACTCGCGGTTCAGCGCGACAATTCCTCCAAAGGCGCTCATCGGGTCCGTCGCGAGCGCGTCGGCGTAGGCGTCCGCGAGCGTGTCGGCCGTCGCACAGCCCGCGGGGTTGGTGTGTTTGATCACCGCCGCCGCCGGCTCGTCGTCGGCGAACTCCTTGATCAGGTTCAGGGCCGCGTCGGCGTCGTTGTAGTTGTTGTACGAGAGGCCCTTCGCGCCCTCGTTCAGCTGCGGCGCGCCGACGACGCTCGCTTCCGTGTCGGCGGCGTCGGCGTAGACCGCGGCGTCCTGGTGGGGGTTCTCGCCGTAGCGCAGTTCGGCCACGCGGTCGTTCGAGACGACGCGTCGCTCGGGGAAGTCGCCGCCGTCGTCGCCCTCGACCGAGACGGTGAGCTCGCCGTCCCGCTCCGAGACGTCGAGACGCCCTTGGGCGAACCACCGCACGGCGCGCGGGTACGCCGTGAACTCGGCGTCGTAGAGGACGCGCGACTTCAGCGACTCAGCGTTGTCGTCGCCGTAGACCGGCACCGACTCCTGGGTGACGACCGGCCCGGCGTCGACCTCCTCGGTGACGACGTGGACGGTGCAGCCGGTCACGCTGACGCCGGCGTCGAGCACCTGCTCGTGGGCGTCGTCGCCGGGGAACGACGGCAGCAGCGACGGGTGAACGTTGAGGACCGTCGGCGTCGCTTCCAGGAACGTGTCGGTGAGGATCCGCATATAGCCGTCCAGACAGATCAGGTCGAAGTCGTAGCTCGACAGCGCATCGAGGATCCGCCGCTCGTGGTCCGCGCGCGACTCGTCCTCGCCGCGCTCGACGACTTCCGTGGGAATGCCGCGCTCGGCGGCGGCGTCGAGGACGGGCGCGCCCTCGTGGTTCGCGAGGACGACGCCAAGCTCGGCGCCGCCGGGCGCTCGCTCGTCGATGTGCAGGAGGTTTCGGCCGCGGTTGCTCGCTAGGCCGGCGATCGTGGTCATACCTGAGCCCCCTCGCGCGGGTAGTAAGTCAGTTGCGGTCTCCCCGAGGTGAGTATGCACGGACGCGGATAGCGTACTCGGAAAACGGGCTGAAACACACCGGATCTATGCACGGGAATGGGATACCCACCGCCACCGCTTCGACACGCTTTTTTAGCGGACGGCGGAGTCTCTCCGTATGCAGGACCTCTCCCGTTCCGACCCGCTCGCGGCCGTGTCGCCGCTCGACGGACGGTACGCGGGCCGCACCGAACCGCTCGTCCCGTACGCCAGCGAGGCGGCGCTGATGCGGGCCCGACTCCGTGTCGAAGTCGAGTACCTGATCGCGCTCGCGGACCTCGATGCGACGCCCCTGTCGCTTTCGGACGCCGAGCGCGCGGACCTCCGCGCCGTCGTCGACGGCTTCGACGGCGAGGACGCGCGGCTGATCAAGCGGCTGGAGACCGAGGGCGCCGAGGGGTACAGCGCGACCAACCACGACGTGAAGGCCGTCGAGTACTTCCTGCGGACCCGAGTCGAGGAGGCGGTCCACCCGTGGATCCACTTCGGGCTCACCTCCGAGGACGTCAACAACCTCGCGCACCGACTGCTCGCCAAGCCGGCCGTCGAGGAGGTGCTCTTGCCCGCGCTCGCGTCCGTCCGCGACGAACTGGAGTCGCTGGCGCGCGAGTACCGCGACACGCCGATGCTCGCGCGGACGCACGGCCAGCCCGCGACGCCGACCACCTTCGGCAAGGAGATGGCCGTCTACGCCGCCCGGCTCGGACGGGCGATGGGCCGCGTCGCCGACGCCGCGTCCGGCCTCTCGGGCAAGCTCGCCGGCGCCTCGGGGACGTACGCGGCCCACGTCGCCGCCTACCCGGACGTCGACTGGCGCGCGTTCTCCCGCGATTTCGTGACCGGGCTGGGGCTGGAACACACCGCTCTCTCGACGCAGGTGAACCCCTGCGACGACCTCGCGGCGCTGTTCGACGCGCTCCGCGGCGTCAACAACGTCCTCCTGGACCTCGACCGCGACGTCTGGCTCTACGTCTCCGACCGGTACCTCGGCCAGGAGGCCGAGGAGGGCGAGACCGGCTCGTCGACGATGCCGCACAAGGTGAACCCGATCGACTTCGAGAATTCGGAGGGAAACCTCTCGAAGGCGAATTCGGACCTCCAGTTCCTCGCGGACTACGTCACCACCTCGCGGCTCCAGCGCGACCTCTCCGACTCGACGGTGAAGCGCAACGTCGGCGCGGCGTTCGCCCACTGCCTGATCGGCTACGGAAAGACAGAGACCGGGTTAGGAAAGGTCGTCCCCAACGAGCGGGTGATGCGCGAGGACCTCGACGCCCACCCGGAACTCATCGGCGAGGCGGTCCAGACCATCCTCCGGCGCGAGGGCGACACCGAGGCCTACGAGCGCGTCAAGGAACTCACCCGCGGCCGCGAGGTGACCCTGGCGGACTTCCGCGACCTCTTCGAGGACCTCGACGTCGACGAGTCGGTCCGGGAGGAACTCCGCGCGCTCTCGCCGGCCGAGTACGTCGGCGTCGCCGACGCGCTCGTCGACGAACTCGACTGATGCCGGGCTCTTGCGATCGCCCCTTTATCTTAACTCGAAAAGGAATAAATCTTTTATCGGCTCGGGAGAGAGGAGCCTGTATGAACGCGATCGCGGTCGAACGCGGGGGGGAGAGACCGGTCGTCGTCGACACCGCACGGCCGACGCCCGCGCCCGGCGAGGCGCTCGTCCGGACGCTCCGGGTCGGGGTCGACGGGACCGACCAGGAGGTCATCGCCGGCGGCCACGGCGGCTTCCCGGCGGACGCCGACCACCTGATTCTGGGTCACGAGGCCGTCGGCGTCGTCGAGGACGCCGGCGACACGCGGTTTTCCCCCGGTGACGTCGTGGTGCCGACCGTCCGGCGGCCGCCAGGCGAGTCCAACGAGTACTTCGACCGCGGCGAGCCCGATATGGCGCCCTCGGGCGAGTACTACGAGCGCGGGATCGAGGGCGCACACGGATTTATGTCCGAGTACTTCACGAGCCCCGGCGAGTACCTGGTGTCGCTGCCGCGCGAGCTCGCCGACGTCGGGTTTCTCGTCGAACCGCTCTCGGTCGCGGAGAAGGCGATCGAGCTCGCCGCCGCCGCCCGCTCGTCGTTCGATTGGGCGCCCGAGTCCGCGCTCGTCCTGGGCAACGGGAGCCTCGGGCTCCTCACGCTGGCGCTCCTCCGGGACCGCCACGACTACGAGCGGCTCTACTGCCTCGGTCGCCGCGACCGCCCCGATCCCACGATCGACATCATCGAGGAACTGGGCGCGACCTACGTCGACTCCCGGGAGACGCCGGTGGAGGCGGTTGCCGACGCCCACGAGCCGATGGACCTCGTCTACGAGGCCACCGGGTACGCGAAACACGCCTTCGCGACGGTCGAGGCGCTCGCGCCGAACGGGGTCGGCGCGCTCCTCGGCGTCCCCGAGCCTTGGGAGTTCGAGATCGACGGCGGCCGCCTCCACCGCGAGATGGTCCTGGAGAACAAGGCGCTCGTCGGGAGCGTCAACTCGAACGTGCGGCACTTCGAGGCGGCCGTCGAGGCGCTCGGGACGCTCCCGGAGTGGTTCTGCGACGCGCTCGTCACCGGCGTCTACGGTCTCGGGGACTTCGAGTCGGCGTTCGTCGACGACGACACCACTATAAAAACCGCCGTCCAATTCAGCGCGTATGAAGAACGTTGACGATCTCATCGCCAGCGCGGCCGAACTCGCCGAGCGTGGGCTCTCGAAGGGCGAGATCGCGGACGAACTGAACGTCTCCAGGGAGACCGCGAGCTGGCTCGTCGAGCGGAGCGGCTCGACGGGATACGAAGAGCCGGACCAGCCCGACGCGGAGACGACCGGCGCGAGCGGGCCGCACGACATCCACGTCGACTGGAGCGCCGTCGGCCGGGACTCGACCCGCCTCACCCAGATCGGGCGCGCGATGGCCGACCTCCTGTTGAAGGAGGGCGAGGAGGTCGATCTCACCATCGGCATCGAGAAGGCGGGCGCGCCGCTGGCGACGGTCGTCGCGAGCGAACTCGATACGGATCTCGGCTCCTACGCGCCGGCGAAACACCAGTGGGAGGAAGGCGATATCGAGGAGCTCGGCGGGTCGTTCTCCCGGAACTTCGCGCAGATCCGCGACCGCGAGTGCTACGTCGTCGACGACACGATCACCTCCGGGACGACGATGCGCGAGACGGTCGAGTCGATCCGCGAGGAGGGTGGCGACCCGGTCGCCTGCGTCGTGATCGTCGACAAGCAGGGCATCGACGAGATCGAGGGGGTCCCCGTCTACTCGCTCATCGACGTCGTGCGCGTCGGCGAGGAGTGACCCGCCTTCCCCGGCCTCCCCGTCCCCGACGGTCGCCGACGCAACCCATTTGACTGCGGACCGCCTACGGGTCGGTATGACGTTCCAGCCCGATTCGGACCTGTCCGACGACGAAGTGCAGTCCCGGGTCGACGAGGCCATCGAGTCCAACGACGTGGTCCTGTTTATGAAGGGGAACCGACTGATGCCCCAGTGCGGCTACTCCCAGCGCGCGGTGAACCTCATCTCCCAGTACGAAGAGGAGTTCGAGACGATCGACGTCCTCCCCGCGCTCGATCAGTACCGGGCGGCGCTCGAATCCCACAGCGGCTGGGAGACGATCCCGCAGACGTACGTCGACGGGGAGTTCATCGGCGGCAGCGACATCCTCGCGGAACTCGACGAGCGCGGCGAGCTCGAAGCGACGCTCCAGGCGTAGGGGAGGCGTCCGACCGGAGCGGTCCGTCCCGCCCAGTTACCAGATAGCAGAGACCCTATAAGCCCCCGGCCCGTACCATCACGCAGGTACCGACGTCGCGTCGCGTCCGTCTCGTACGGGTACCATCCAACCACCATAACTATGTCAGGCCGCGTATTCCGACTTCACTCGACACTTGAACTGCCCCTCGAAGAGGTCGAAGAGTACCTGAACGGTGACCCGGACCTGCCCCCCGAGGTCGACGACGTCGAGGTGACCCGTCGCAACAACACGCTCATTCTCAAGGCCGTCGCCGCCGAGGACGACCTGAGCAAGTACACGCCGACGGCACAGCTGAAAGCCAGCATCACGGAAAACCGCGTCTACGAGGAGGAGCCGCCGCGCGCCGGCGCGCCCCGCTGGGAGGAAGAAGAAGAGGAGATCCCCTCAGAGCTCGTCGAGTTCGCCTGCTTCAAGGGCGACCGCGAGACCGTCCTCCAGAACACCGCCCTCCAGTATCCGATGTTCCTCGTCCTCCGCGAGATCGCGCTCCTCGCCGAGAAGGGGACGCTCACGGCGATCACTGAGGTCGACGACGAACTCGAAGCCCACCGGATCGTCGAGGGCGAAGAGCGCCCGGCGAGCATCGAAGTCGTCGAGAATCCGTCCCAGAGCGAGGGCGGCTCGAACGGCGTGAACTGGCGCGACAACAAATTCATCTCGGACTGATTCTGCGGCGACTCGACGCCCCGTTCGCGCGAGCGACGTGCGGAACGCGAGCGCAGAACCGCAGAGCCGCAGGACCCTTCAGCGCCGATCGGCCTTGTACGGGGCCTTCGCGACGGTCGCGGAGATCTCCGTTTCGACGTGGCGCTCGACGCTCTTGTTCCCGGAGCCGTCGGCCTCGCCCCAGGTGAGCGTGACCTCAGTACCGGGTTCGGCGTACTCGGTGTCGAGGAGGGCCAGCGAGAGCATCTCCCGGTGGTTGTAGATGTAGCTCATCCACTTCGAGACGCCGACGTGCTCGCCGTCCTTCGTCACTTCGTCGTAGTGGCACGCCGACGAGCGCGGCGCCGGCATATCCATAAATTTGTGCGTCTCGCCCTCGCGGAAGAGCGACGCGAAGACGTCGACGACGTCGTCGTCGTCCCACACCAGCGTGACCTTCTTCCGGTCGGGATCGTCGATCTCCTCTTCGAGGGCCGCCTTGCCGACGAAGTCGTGGTCGAAGTCGACGATGTGGTCGTAGCCGACCTCGATCGGCGTGACGTAGTAGTCCTCGATGTCCTCGGAGTCGAAGCTCCCGCCGATGGAGATGAGCCCGCGCCGGAGGTCGAGCCACTCGCGGAAGTCCCGCATCTCCTCGCCGGTGTAGATCGCCGGCACCGGCAGCGGGAGCCACCCCAGGACGGTGTTGGCGCTCTGGTAGCTCTTCGAGCCGAGCCGGCGGATTCCGTACTCCTCGCCGGCGTCGAGGATCGTTTCCCGGACCGCGTCGCCGTCGTCGTAGTCGCCCCAGAACTCGAAGCCGGCCTCGCCGGCCATCCCGTGGCGGAGGAGGTAGGCGTCGACGCCGTCGATCGAGACCTCCGCGAAGCGGAAGAAGCCGAGGTCGGGGATGTCGCCGTCGAGCGCTTCCTCCATCACGGCGACCGCGTCGGGGCCCTGGACCTGGAACCGGAAGTTCTCGGGGTCGTCGCCGGTCGCGACCGGCCGCGGCTGCATCTCGACGTCGACGTCGTAGTCGCCTGTTTCTGCCTGGTAGTCGAGCCAGTTGTGAGCGGCTGCGGCGCCGACGCTGAGGAAGCGGTCTTCGGCCTCGCGGAAGAGGATGGCGTCGCCGATGAGGTAGCCGTCGGGGTTGGGGACGACGAGCTGTTTCGCCTGCCCGACGTCGAACTGACTGAAGTCGTTGACGGCGTATTCGGCGTAGAGGTCGACGGCCTCGCGGCCCTGGATCCGCAGGTCCGTCATGTGGTACGACTGGTCGGCGAACGCGACGCTCTCCTGCCAGGCGCGCTGTTCTTCGATCCAGTGGGTGAACTCGTCCGGGAGGTCTGTGAACTGCGCCAGTCCGAGGTCCCGGAGGAGACTCACGGGGCTCTCTGCGGACTGGATCGCGTCCTCTAGCGTGCGGTCTGACATCGGAACTCACGCGGTACTCGGTAGATATTCACATAATAGTTTACGATACTGGTGCGAGAGTCCCGAAGGCGTCGGATATCCGTGGCTTCGTTTACTCGCGGCCGAATACGGACGGCGGCAGTATACTTATTTCGACCCCACGGTTTGATTGGGACTGCCAATGACTCGCACGACGGGGTGGGACGCCGATGAGTGACGCACAGTCGGACATCCGGGCGTACACCCTCAGACTGGAGCTGATCGACGAGCCGGGCGAACTCCTCCGGTCGCTCCGGCCGATCGCGGACAACGGCGGGAACCTCCTGTCGATCTTCCACGAGCGGGGCAACGTCACCCCGCGCGGGCACATCCCCGTCGAGGTCGACGTCGAGGCGACGCCGGACCGCTTCGAGAAGATCATCGACGACCTCCGCGACGCCGGGATCAACGTGATCCAGGCCGGCACCGAGCGGTACAGCGAGGGCCTCACGGTGATCCTCTCGGGGCACGTCATCGACACCGACCTCTCGGACACGCTCTCGCGCATCCAGGAGTCGGCGAACGCGTCGGTGACGGATCTCTCGATCTCCGCGCCCGAAGGCACGAGCGACGTCTCCAGCGCCCGCATTCGCATCGGCGCCGAGCGCGGCGCGACCGAGGACGTCCTCACCAAGATCCGCCGGATCGCCGACGAGAAGGACCTCCGGCTGGTAGAGCCGCTCAAAACAGTGTAACAGCGCAAAAAGCGAAAATCGACGACTGACGCCGTCGCGGCCGCCTTCTCAGTTCGGGAGCGTCAGCTCGGAGGGAACGGTGACGTCGTCCTCGACGGCCTCGATCCGTTCGAGGTTCGTCCCGGCGATCCGCGTCGACTCGACGAGCGCCCGGAGCTTGCCCAGCGGGATCTGTCCCGGGGCGTACTCGCTGTCGTCGTCGAGGAGCGGCGCGTAGCCGAGCTTAGAGCCGTAGACGTGTCCGATGGCGCGGGTGTGGCTGCCGATCTCGCCCATCGCGATGCCGGCGGCGTCGATACCCGCCTCGGTGGCCTCCCGGAGCACGTCAAGCAGCGTCAGCGTGTCCGAGAGGTCCTTCGGGTAGACCGCGACCTTCGCGATGTCGCCGTAGCCCGCGCACTGGTCGATGATCGCGGTGAGGACGTCCTCGTCCGGCGTCGTCTCGAAGTCGTGGTGTGAGATGATCAGGCGGACGTCGTTCTCGCGGAACTCCTCGAGGATCCACTCCTTCGCCCGCGCGGTTTCGAGCTCGATGTCGACGTACGCGACGTCGTCGAACCGAGAAGCCGCGAAAAGCGTGTCCAATCGCCCTTGGTCCCGCGCCTTGCCGCCGAACCACTGATTGCGGTTCGTCGCGATGATCGGAAGCTCGCCGTCGTAGGATTCCAGTTGTTCGATCGGATTTTCCGCCTTGTCCATACGAAATTCGACGATGTCTGCTTTCCCTCGGGCGTCTTTCTCCCGTGTGAGGTCGTTTGTTGTGGCCGCGAGGGCGAAGCCGTCGATCTTCATTGTCACGCCGTAGCATCCAGGTGCATATAAATTTGGCCATCAGGCCGTTCACGGCACGTTCTGGCGAATTCGACGCGGCCGCTATGCTGACAAAATACCAGAATTAAATTTGTAACAGATAAGAAACCTAAAAATAGTTTGAAAAGATAGAAAGGGCTTAATAGAGTACTAAATGCAGTAGAAACTAAAATAGAATACTCAGATTACTGTTTTGTACACTAAAATACTGTTTAAATTACTGAAACGGGTGCCGCCTCACTTCGTCGTCATACAGCCACGGCCCGGCCGGCTCACGAGTAGGTGAGCGACCACTCGCGATTGAGCAGCCAGTCGTCGAGCTTTCCGAGCGGGTCGTCGTAGACGTGGCTCCCGTGACTCACGAGGACGGTCTCGATGTCGTACTCGAACAAGCGGCCCAGATTCCGTTCGGCGGCCGCGTGGCCAGCGTCGGCGAACTCCGCGGCCGGGGGGACGAGATACCCCGCGGGGAGTCCGCGCCGATCGGACCCCTCCAGGACGTCGCCGGCGATCAGAACCCCCTCGTCTTCGAGGAGGAAACTGCTGTTCGCGGCGGTGTGTCCCGGGACCTGGATCACGCGAACTCCGCCGTCGAGGCGCTCGTCGTGGCTGAAGTGGTGGTCGGCGTCGTAGTCGAGCGCGTCGTAGAATCCCTTGCAGCCGCCCGGCACGAGGAGTTCGGGATCGAACGCCTCCATCAGCGCGGGCACGCCGCCGAAGTGTCCCTCGTCGCCGTGGGAGACGATCAGCCGATCGACCCCGCCGTACTCGGATTCGAGGGTGGAGACGACGTCCTCGCCGTCGTCGGGGAATCCGGCGTCGATGACGGTGACGTCGCCGGCGGGCCGGTCTTCGAGCACGAACACGCGGACGTGATCTAACTGCACGACACCCACGCCGTCTGCTGGACTCTCGACTGACATACACCGTTCCGTCGTCGGCTTGTATATATAAACCCACCCTCCGGTTTTCATCTGCTGGTAGTGACGTGGGAAGACGGCGCTCCAGCGTTTCAACATCGTTGAATCTGAGATCGCACAGTCCTTGCTTTGAATAACATACGTACATATGTTATTGAATCCGAGACGCCCGCCTGTTCGCCGACAGTATTTCGACATTGTTGAAACACGCATCAAAACCCCCGGAATTCGGATCTCGACAGCGTGGGGCGCGACGGGACGGCGAACGAACGATCGGTCTCCGTCAAAATTATGTAGTAGATCGACCCAGTTTCAGGCGAGATGACCGTCAGCAACGTCGTCGAGGACATCGACCAGATTCAGTTCGAACACGTCCGCGTGTTCGTCCTGCAGAACCAACCCGAGGACGGCCAAGTCACGCTCGTCGACACCGCGTTCGAGGAGAACGGGGCCGAACTCGTCGAGACGCTCGAATCCGAGTACGGCCGCGTCGACCGCGTCATCCTCACCCACGGCGACCACGGACACCACGGGGGGCTGGAGCACGTCGTCGAGGCGTTCGACCCCGAGATCGCGATGCCCGCGGACGAGACGAAGCTCTACGAGCACTTCGACGAACTCGGCATCGAGATCGAGCCCGACGTCGCCTACGAGGACGGCGACCTCCTCGATGGCAACATCCGCGTGATTCAGGTGCCCGGCCACACCGAGGCGACCTCCGCGCTCCTCTTAGAGGACCGTAACATCCTGATCTCGGGCGACGTGCTCGACGGCGCCGACCGCGGCGGGCTCCCGGCGGGCTACCTCCTGCCGCCGCCGGCGCTGTTCAACGCGAACCACGAGGACGCCGAGCTGAACCTCTATAACCTCCTGCAGTACGACTTCGAGACGCTGCTCGTCTTCCACGGCTCGCACGTCTTCGAGGACCCGAAGGGCAAGCTCGACGACTTCCTCGTCGAGCGCGAGTGGAACGAGTGGGACCCGCGGACCGACTGAAGCGGCCTCTCGGACAACCGAAGTCGGGCCGAGAATACGATCGAGCGTTCGGTGGGCCTGCGGAACTGCTGCGGGCTCGATGCCGCCTTATTCTTCGCGCAGTACGGAGACGTC
This is a stretch of genomic DNA from Halobellus sp. MBLA0158. It encodes these proteins:
- the purH gene encoding bifunctional phosphoribosylaminoimidazolecarboxamide formyltransferase/IMP cyclohydrolase, which codes for MTTIAGLASNRGRNLLHIDERAPGGAELGVVLANHEGAPVLDAAAERGIPTEVVERGEDESRADHERRILDALSSYDFDLICLDGYMRILTDTFLEATPTVLNVHPSLLPSFPGDDAHEQVLDAGVSVTGCTVHVVTEEVDAGPVVTQESVPVYGDDNAESLKSRVLYDAEFTAYPRAVRWFAQGRLDVSERDGELTVSVEGDDGGDFPERRVVSNDRVAELRYGENPHQDAAVYADAADTEASVVGAPQLNEGAKGLSYNNYNDADAALNLIKEFADDEPAAAVIKHTNPAGCATADTLADAYADALATDPMSAFGGIVALNRECDAATAEEIVDSFKEVVVAPGYTDAALDVLRAKDDLRVLDVGSLGERTDALTEKRLVGGRLVQERDRWAPDREDVEIATDTQPTDEQLETMLFAWKVLKHVKSNGIVFADGTETVGVGMGQVSRVDAVRLAAMKADEHAEGKSPEGAVMASDAFFPFPDGVEEAIDAGVEAVIQPGGSVNDEDVIAACDAHDVPMVFTGRRCFRHD
- the gfcR gene encoding transcriptional regulator GfcR; this encodes MKNVDDLIASAAELAERGLSKGEIADELNVSRETASWLVERSGSTGYEEPDQPDAETTGASGPHDIHVDWSAVGRDSTRLTQIGRAMADLLLKEGEEVDLTIGIEKAGAPLATVVASELDTDLGSYAPAKHQWEEGDIEELGGSFSRNFAQIRDRECYVVDDTITSGTTMRETVESIREEGGDPVACVVIVDKQGIDEIEGVPVYSLIDVVRVGEE
- a CDS encoding NRDE family protein, which produces MCTLTFAWRAFADAPLVVAANRDERLDRASEPPAVAEGDPAFLAPRDAVAGGTWIGYNERGVFAGLTNRWVRIEDGGERSRGQLVRDVLRTESADGARAVVEPAVESDTYNGFNLVVADGRGRGRDGEPAAYLFEWDGDLRVRRLDPGVHVVVNVGIDGERFDLDGDPERGIEQAHNAERILAALDPTDFDGPVAWRDRAMEILGDHEYGVCIHEPDRDFGTRSSSVLTFSADGDVGFRFADGPPCETSFERVESQV
- a CDS encoding glucose 1-dehydrogenase is translated as MNAIAVERGGERPVVVDTARPTPAPGEALVRTLRVGVDGTDQEVIAGGHGGFPADADHLILGHEAVGVVEDAGDTRFSPGDVVVPTVRRPPGESNEYFDRGEPDMAPSGEYYERGIEGAHGFMSEYFTSPGEYLVSLPRELADVGFLVEPLSVAEKAIELAAAARSSFDWAPESALVLGNGSLGLLTLALLRDRHDYERLYCLGRRDRPDPTIDIIEELGATYVDSRETPVEAVADAHEPMDLVYEATGYAKHAFATVEALAPNGVGALLGVPEPWEFEIDGGRLHREMVLENKALVGSVNSNVRHFEAAVEALGTLPEWFCDALVTGVYGLGDFESAFVDDDTTIKTAVQFSAYEER
- the purB gene encoding adenylosuccinate lyase, whose amino-acid sequence is MQDLSRSDPLAAVSPLDGRYAGRTEPLVPYASEAALMRARLRVEVEYLIALADLDATPLSLSDAERADLRAVVDGFDGEDARLIKRLETEGAEGYSATNHDVKAVEYFLRTRVEEAVHPWIHFGLTSEDVNNLAHRLLAKPAVEEVLLPALASVRDELESLAREYRDTPMLARTHGQPATPTTFGKEMAVYAARLGRAMGRVADAASGLSGKLAGASGTYAAHVAAYPDVDWRAFSRDFVTGLGLEHTALSTQVNPCDDLAALFDALRGVNNVLLDLDRDVWLYVSDRYLGQEAEEGETGSSTMPHKVNPIDFENSEGNLSKANSDLQFLADYVTTSRLQRDLSDSTVKRNVGAAFAHCLIGYGKTETGLGKVVPNERVMREDLDAHPELIGEAVQTILRREGDTEAYERVKELTRGREVTLADFRDLFEDLDVDESVREELRALSPAEYVGVADALVDELD
- a CDS encoding amino acid-binding protein; its protein translation is MSDAQSDIRAYTLRLELIDEPGELLRSLRPIADNGGNLLSIFHERGNVTPRGHIPVEVDVEATPDRFEKIIDDLRDAGINVIQAGTERYSEGLTVILSGHVIDTDLSDTLSRIQESANASVTDLSISAPEGTSDVSSARIRIGAERGATEDVLTKIRRIADEKDLRLVEPLKTV
- a CDS encoding glutaredoxin family protein is translated as MTFQPDSDLSDDEVQSRVDEAIESNDVVLFMKGNRLMPQCGYSQRAVNLISQYEEEFETIDVLPALDQYRAALESHSGWETIPQTYVDGEFIGGSDILAELDERGELEATLQA
- a CDS encoding aminomethyl transferase family protein — its product is MSDRTLEDAIQSAESPVSLLRDLGLAQFTDLPDEFTHWIEEQRAWQESVAFADQSYHMTDLRIQGREAVDLYAEYAVNDFSQFDVGQAKQLVVPNPDGYLIGDAILFREAEDRFLSVGAAAAHNWLDYQAETGDYDVDVEMQPRPVATGDDPENFRFQVQGPDAVAVMEEALDGDIPDLGFFRFAEVSIDGVDAYLLRHGMAGEAGFEFWGDYDDGDAVRETILDAGEEYGIRRLGSKSYQSANTVLGWLPLPVPAIYTGEEMRDFREWLDLRRGLISIGGSFDSEDIEDYYVTPIEVGYDHIVDFDHDFVGKAALEEEIDDPDRKKVTLVWDDDDVVDVFASLFREGETHKFMDMPAPRSSACHYDEVTKDGEHVGVSKWMSYIYNHREMLSLALLDTEYAEPGTEVTLTWGEADGSGNKSVERHVETEISATVAKAPYKADRR
- a CDS encoding universal stress protein: MYDRILVPTDGSDGTLQALEHALDIAATREATVHALSVVDRRLYLAAGEEQKPELKASLEDDARGAVDRVADAAADAGVDCETTVRDGIPYRAILDYAEDSDVDLIVMGTHGRSGRDKLANLGSVTERVVENTDKPILVVRMIDDE
- a CDS encoding DUF7110 family protein, producing MSGRVFRLHSTLELPLEEVEEYLNGDPDLPPEVDDVEVTRRNNTLILKAVAAEDDLSKYTPTAQLKASITENRVYEEEPPRAGAPRWEEEEEEIPSELVEFACFKGDRETVLQNTALQYPMFLVLREIALLAEKGTLTAITEVDDELEAHRIVEGEERPASIEVVENPSQSEGGSNGVNWRDNKFISD